The following proteins come from a genomic window of Neoarius graeffei isolate fNeoGra1 chromosome 26, fNeoGra1.pri, whole genome shotgun sequence:
- the dhrs3b gene encoding short-chain dehydrogenase/reductase 3b isoform X2 → MGTECHYFICDVANREEVYKQAKVVREKVGDVTILVNNAAVVHGKSLMDSDDDTLLKSQHINTMGQFWTTKAFLPRMLELQTGHVVCINSILSLSPIPGTIDYCTSKASSLAFMESLTLGLLDCPGVGCTTVLPFHTNTEMFQGMRVRFPKLFPPLKPEVVAQRTVDAVRTNTAFVYLPWTMNVLVILKSILPQSALEEIHRFSGTYTCMNTFKGRT, encoded by the exons ATGGGGACAGAGTGCCATTACTTTATCTGCGATGTGGCCAACAGGGAGGAGGTGTATAAGCAAGCCAAAGTAGTACGAGAAAAG GTCGGAGACGTCACCATCCTGGTGAACAATGCTGCAGTGGTGCACGGGAAGAGTCTGATGGACAGCGATGATGACACCCTTCTGAAGTCACAGCACATCAACACGATGGGGCAGTTCTGG ACTACAAAAGCGTTCCTGCCTCGCATGCTGGAGCTGCAGACGGGCCACGTCGTCTGCATCAACTCCATCCTGTCTCTCTCACCCATACCTGGCACGATAGACTACTGCACATCCAAGGCCTCGTCTCTGGCCTTCATGGAGAGCCTGACCCTCGGCCTTTTGGACTGCCCAGGCGTTGGATGTACCACCGTGCTCCCTTTCCACACCAACACTGAGATGTTCCAGGGCATGAGAGTGAG GTTCCCGAAACTCTTCCCACCGCTGAAACCAGAGGTAGTTGCACAGAGAACAGTGGATGCTGTCAGAACCAACACAGCCTTCGTTTATCTTCCATGGACCATGAACGTACTGGTTATCCTCAAAAG CATCTTACCCCAAAGTGCTCTAGAGGAAATCCACAGGTTCTCTGGAACCTACACGTGCATGAACACTTTCAAAGGACGGACATAA